A genomic window from Cyprinus carpio isolate SPL01 chromosome A2, ASM1834038v1, whole genome shotgun sequence includes:
- the LOC122134506 gene encoding uncharacterized protein LOC122134506 isoform X1 codes for MYRSSDVDVHSSEARQYMSKGLGTGSFHTKDENCELMGNNDGLLENSKIKNKVTESELSALDDQTSGNNNPKGKAAVFSRLFKRIPKKWTSHPVQEEKLSLQHGDLSAHNHNQAQNNTTKEEPALKSDDFPGSDSLVSYNATEEGNSLCKFLKTSEDTYEEDSPPLHIKLLASNDNLFYISNNNLKDNSGKLSGTFRSSPKPALRFPAETDPLSEHSEFTDWDYTFLDTGIEKKSIAVPRKCHDEKLSNSNNKVVSFRVKRTLPRMSAFSSSMQGSDQEDMIEKPLEMQQPGTNEDCTFEILPVEMAAYPTDLNSLATDADDDLMEWWETAEGWSEWNKTANFQEEDEKLAVEAAADRVFMAARLFVSLFNQRGASLQRRILELLALADTADSFHKKTVSAAVGGGVASVAGGIATITGLILAPFTFGASTIVTAVGISVATAGSITSATANITDAVQSKMDRKKVEKLIEGYQNEINDIRDCLEFMQEGMNTLQEWDFKGYSESVVNTSLSRNIKHVMKEGGRAGKALMINTDRLINTVKVLGVAGGAAKAAKAISITTGVMSTLFLALDVFFLAKNSNELHKGAKTKFASKIREVCEELQHGLLELNKVKTQLQKTMDGIEVEEYEEEEEDEDQCESDPVKLALLEQEINQLEDKLDQKTVPQLMNQSKRGDSEETPKKK; via the exons ATGTACAGGAGTTCAGACGTAGATGTGCACTCATCTGAGGCAAGACAGTACATGTCTAAGGGTTTAGGAACAGGAAGCTTTCACACTAAG GACGAGAACTGTGAACTCATGGGCAATAATGACGGTCTGTTAGAGAACAGCAAAATTAAG AACAAGGTAACTGAGAGTGAGCTGTCGGCTCTCGATGATCAAACATCAGGCAACAATAACCCGAAG GGGAAAGCTGCTGTTTTCAGCCGGTTGTTTAAAAGAATTCCTAAAAAGTGGACGAGTCACCCTGTGCAAGAG GAAAAGCTGTCATTACAACATGGAGATCTCTCAGCCCACAATCACAACCAAGCACAAAACAACACCACCAAG GAAGAACCAGCATTGAAGAGTGATGATTTTCCAGGCAGTGACAGTCTTGTAAGCTATAATGCCACTGAG GAGGGAAATTCCCTGTGTAAGTTTCTCAAAACATCTGAGGATACTTATGAGGAG GACAGCCCACCATTACACATCAAACTGCTGGCCAGTAATGACAATCTCTTCTATATCTCTAACAACAACTTAAAG gataaCTCAGGAAAGCTAAGTGGCACTTTCCGCAGTTCCCCAAAACCAGCGTTACGTTTTCCTGCTGAAACG GATCCGCTAAGTGAGCATAGTGAATTTACAGACTGGGATTATACGTTCTTGGACACTGGCATTGAAAAG AAATCTATTGCAGTGCCCAGAAAATGTCATGATGAGAAACTCTCTAACAGTAATAACAAG GTTGTGTCATTTAGAGTGAAGAGAACTCTACCTAGAATGTCAGCGTTTTCATCCAGTATGCAG GGTTCAGATCAAGAAGATATGATTGAGAAGCCATTGGAAATGCAGCAACCGGGGACAAATGAG GACTGTACTTTTGAAATCCTGCCAGTGGAGATGGCTGCCTATCCAACAGATTTAAATTCTTTAGCGACAGATGcg GATGATGACCTGATGGAATGGTGGGAAACTGCTGAGG GTTGGAGTGAATGgaacaaaacagcaaattttcagGAGGAAGACGAGAAGCT GGCTGTCGAGGCTGCTGCAGACCGTGTGTTCATGGCAGCCCGTCTCTTCGTCAGCCTGTTCAACCAACGTGGAGCTTCTCTGCAACGTCGCATTTTAGAGTTGCTTGCTCTGGCGGACACTGCTGACAGCTTCCATAAGAAGACAGTGAGTGCAGCTGTGGGAGGGGGCGTAGCTAGTGTGGCGGGGGGCATAGCCACCATTACTGGCCTCATCCTGGCACCCTTCACCTTTGGCGCTTCCACTATCGTCACTGCAGTGGGCATCAGTGTGGCAACAGCTGGAAGCATCACCTCAGCCACAGCTAATATCACGGATGCTGTTCAGTCCAAGATGGATCGCAAGAAGGTGGAGAAGTTGATCGAAGGCTACCAGAATGAGATCAATGACATCAGAGATTGTCTGGAGTTCATGCAA GAAGGAATGAACACCCTGCAGGAATGGGATTTTAAGGGGTACTCTGAGAGTGTGGTCAACACAAGTCTTAGCCGTAACATAAAGCATGTAATGAAGGAAGGTGGACGAGCAGGTAAAGCCCTTATGATAAACACTGATAGGCTTATCAACACTGTGAAAGTTCTAGGTGTTGCAGGAGGTGCTGCCAAAGCCGCCAAGGCCATCAGTATCACCACGGGGGTCATGTCCACTCTCTTCCTCGCCCTGGATGTCTTCTTTCTTGCCAAAAACTCCAATGAACTTCACAAAGGTGCCAAGACCAAATTTGCCTCCAAGATCCGGGAAGTCTGCGAAGAGCTTCAACATGGCCTACTGGAACTAAACAAAGTAAAGACTCAGCTTCAAAAGACCATGGATGGAATTGAAGTGGAAGaatatgaggaagaggaggaggatgaagaccaATGTGAGTCAGATCCTGTTAAACTGGCTCTACTTGAGCAAGAAATCAATCAGTTGGAGGATAAACTTGACCAGAAAACTGTGCCACAGCTGATGAACCAAAGCAAGAGAGGAGATTCTGAGGAGAccccaaaaaagaaataa
- the LOC109103381 gene encoding apolipoprotein L6-like isoform X2, which translates to MEKTQQSLEPCEKPDDKQSKSVQAASNEILEKMPATVVEAPGEEENPKTKGHKKSLMEWLDEFRLSETQREDEEVLDGIMDWWNTVEQWEDMPKSDNMTEKEEAKAFAVTAEKVQKGIRVFNKLFSERAEGLWQHVIDLHAIADGLDRFNKKTKIAKITGKSTSAVGGVTTITGLILAPFTMGTSLIVTAVGLGVAMAGGLTSASAGISSTVNNSLDRKKVERIVEDYQAKMADLNKCMKFIKQGITNLRKFNLNKMKNACNRDFPCFDNIYKDGAMAGKAILTNASEMCVLQIANAVRTTVARAVQIASISTGVLMGLFVGMDIYFVAKDSHVLKNGAKSEFAAKIRKVADQLHEGLMEFNVIRDELRLTTTLKEDKPS; encoded by the exons GCCGCTAGCAATGAGATCCTGGAAAAGATGCCTGCCACAGTGGTTGAAGCACCTGGAGAAGAGGAAAATCCAAAA ACTAAAGGCCACAAGAAGTCCCTCATGGAATGGCTGGATGAGTTCCGTTTAAGTGAAACTCAGAGAGAGGATGAGGAG GTTCTTGATGGCATCATGGATTGGTGGAACACTGTGGAAC AATGGGAAGACATGCCCAAAAGTGACAACATGACAGAGAAAGAGGAAGCCAA GGCTTTTGCTGTAACAGCTGAAAAGGTGCAAAAGGGCATACGTGTGTTTAACAAACTTTTTTCCGAACGGGCGGAAGGACTGTGGCAGCACGTGATCGACCTGCATGCCATTGCTGATGGCCTGGACCGCTTCAACAAGAAAACCAAGATTGCCAAGATCACTGGTAAATCCACCAGTGCTGTGGGAGGTGTTACTACCATAACTGGCCTCATCTTAGCACCTTTCACAATGGGAACCTCTCTGATCGTCACTGCGGTTGGCCTGGGTGTTGCCATGGCAGGTGGTCTTACCTCTGCATCCGCTGGGATATCCAGTACCGTCAACAACTCTTTGGATCGCAAAAAGGTAGAGCGCATTGTGGAAGACTACCAGGCGAAGATGGCTGACCTTAACAAATGCATGAAGTTCATCAAGCAAGGCATTACAAACCTACGCAAGTTCAAcctgaataagatgaagaatGCATGCAATCGAGACTTCCCTTGTTTTGACAATATCTATAAGGACGGCGCTATGGCAGGCAAAGCTATTCTAACCAATGCCAGTGAGATGTGTGTGCTGCAGATAGCCAATGCGGTGCGAACCACTGTGGCGCGTGCGGTGCAGATCGCTAGTATATCCACAGGTGTTCTGATGGGGCTTTTTGTTGGGATGGACATCTATTTTGTGGCCAAGGACTCCCATGTACTGAAAAATGGTGCAAAGTCAGAATTTGCTGCCAAGATTAGAAAAGTAGCAGATCAGCTACATGAGGGCTTGATGGAATTTAACGTAATCCGAGATGAGTTGAGGTTGACCACCACTCTGAAAGAAGACAAGCCATCTTGA
- the LOC122134506 gene encoding uncharacterized protein LOC122134506 isoform X2: MYRSSDVDVHSSEARQYMSKGLGTGSFHTKDENCELMGNNDGLLENSKIKNKVTESELSALDDQTSGNNNPKGKAAVFSRLFKRIPKKWTSHPVQEEKLSLQHGDLSAHNHNQAQNNTTKEEPALKSDDFPGSDSLEGNSLCKFLKTSEDTYEEDSPPLHIKLLASNDNLFYISNNNLKDNSGKLSGTFRSSPKPALRFPAETDPLSEHSEFTDWDYTFLDTGIEKKSIAVPRKCHDEKLSNSNNKVVSFRVKRTLPRMSAFSSSMQGSDQEDMIEKPLEMQQPGTNEDCTFEILPVEMAAYPTDLNSLATDADDDLMEWWETAEGWSEWNKTANFQEEDEKLAVEAAADRVFMAARLFVSLFNQRGASLQRRILELLALADTADSFHKKTVSAAVGGGVASVAGGIATITGLILAPFTFGASTIVTAVGISVATAGSITSATANITDAVQSKMDRKKVEKLIEGYQNEINDIRDCLEFMQEGMNTLQEWDFKGYSESVVNTSLSRNIKHVMKEGGRAGKALMINTDRLINTVKVLGVAGGAAKAAKAISITTGVMSTLFLALDVFFLAKNSNELHKGAKTKFASKIREVCEELQHGLLELNKVKTQLQKTMDGIEVEEYEEEEEDEDQCESDPVKLALLEQEINQLEDKLDQKTVPQLMNQSKRGDSEETPKKK; this comes from the exons ATGTACAGGAGTTCAGACGTAGATGTGCACTCATCTGAGGCAAGACAGTACATGTCTAAGGGTTTAGGAACAGGAAGCTTTCACACTAAG GACGAGAACTGTGAACTCATGGGCAATAATGACGGTCTGTTAGAGAACAGCAAAATTAAG AACAAGGTAACTGAGAGTGAGCTGTCGGCTCTCGATGATCAAACATCAGGCAACAATAACCCGAAG GGGAAAGCTGCTGTTTTCAGCCGGTTGTTTAAAAGAATTCCTAAAAAGTGGACGAGTCACCCTGTGCAAGAG GAAAAGCTGTCATTACAACATGGAGATCTCTCAGCCCACAATCACAACCAAGCACAAAACAACACCACCAAG GAAGAACCAGCATTGAAGAGTGATGATTTTCCAGGCAGTGACAGTCTT GAGGGAAATTCCCTGTGTAAGTTTCTCAAAACATCTGAGGATACTTATGAGGAG GACAGCCCACCATTACACATCAAACTGCTGGCCAGTAATGACAATCTCTTCTATATCTCTAACAACAACTTAAAG gataaCTCAGGAAAGCTAAGTGGCACTTTCCGCAGTTCCCCAAAACCAGCGTTACGTTTTCCTGCTGAAACG GATCCGCTAAGTGAGCATAGTGAATTTACAGACTGGGATTATACGTTCTTGGACACTGGCATTGAAAAG AAATCTATTGCAGTGCCCAGAAAATGTCATGATGAGAAACTCTCTAACAGTAATAACAAG GTTGTGTCATTTAGAGTGAAGAGAACTCTACCTAGAATGTCAGCGTTTTCATCCAGTATGCAG GGTTCAGATCAAGAAGATATGATTGAGAAGCCATTGGAAATGCAGCAACCGGGGACAAATGAG GACTGTACTTTTGAAATCCTGCCAGTGGAGATGGCTGCCTATCCAACAGATTTAAATTCTTTAGCGACAGATGcg GATGATGACCTGATGGAATGGTGGGAAACTGCTGAGG GTTGGAGTGAATGgaacaaaacagcaaattttcagGAGGAAGACGAGAAGCT GGCTGTCGAGGCTGCTGCAGACCGTGTGTTCATGGCAGCCCGTCTCTTCGTCAGCCTGTTCAACCAACGTGGAGCTTCTCTGCAACGTCGCATTTTAGAGTTGCTTGCTCTGGCGGACACTGCTGACAGCTTCCATAAGAAGACAGTGAGTGCAGCTGTGGGAGGGGGCGTAGCTAGTGTGGCGGGGGGCATAGCCACCATTACTGGCCTCATCCTGGCACCCTTCACCTTTGGCGCTTCCACTATCGTCACTGCAGTGGGCATCAGTGTGGCAACAGCTGGAAGCATCACCTCAGCCACAGCTAATATCACGGATGCTGTTCAGTCCAAGATGGATCGCAAGAAGGTGGAGAAGTTGATCGAAGGCTACCAGAATGAGATCAATGACATCAGAGATTGTCTGGAGTTCATGCAA GAAGGAATGAACACCCTGCAGGAATGGGATTTTAAGGGGTACTCTGAGAGTGTGGTCAACACAAGTCTTAGCCGTAACATAAAGCATGTAATGAAGGAAGGTGGACGAGCAGGTAAAGCCCTTATGATAAACACTGATAGGCTTATCAACACTGTGAAAGTTCTAGGTGTTGCAGGAGGTGCTGCCAAAGCCGCCAAGGCCATCAGTATCACCACGGGGGTCATGTCCACTCTCTTCCTCGCCCTGGATGTCTTCTTTCTTGCCAAAAACTCCAATGAACTTCACAAAGGTGCCAAGACCAAATTTGCCTCCAAGATCCGGGAAGTCTGCGAAGAGCTTCAACATGGCCTACTGGAACTAAACAAAGTAAAGACTCAGCTTCAAAAGACCATGGATGGAATTGAAGTGGAAGaatatgaggaagaggaggaggatgaagaccaATGTGAGTCAGATCCTGTTAAACTGGCTCTACTTGAGCAAGAAATCAATCAGTTGGAGGATAAACTTGACCAGAAAACTGTGCCACAGCTGATGAACCAAAGCAAGAGAGGAGATTCTGAGGAGAccccaaaaaagaaataa
- the LOC109103405 gene encoding putative nuclease HARBI1 isoform X2 — MKAQNCVFLSALTMACPFLRDVVDEEALVLRRAFRRERVFRDRLDPLAFPDDHLYERYRFSADGIRYLCRLLGPRIKHRTARSHALSVEQMVCVALRFFASGAFLYSVGDAEQLNKATICRTIRSVCLAIKALADVFISFPGHRRLCDMKEEFYRIAGFPNVIGAVDCTHIRIKAPSGAHEADFVNRKSFHSINVQMVCNADCVISNVVAKWPGSVHDSRIFRASEIYQCLSQGEFSGVLLGDRGYGCQPFLLTPFTDPQEAQQAYNHAHARTRARVEMTFGLLKARFHCLHKLRVNPVRACDITVACAVLHNVACLRKERAPRVPPAMDWDNPAIFPDDDSGRLLRDQYVLNYFS, encoded by the exons ATGAAGGCCCAAAATTGTGTGTTCCTTTCTGCTCTGACAATGGCATGCCCATTCTTGCGAGATGTGGTGGATGAAGAAGCACTTGTGCTGAGGAGAGCCTTCAGGCGAGAAAGGGTCTTCAGGGACCGGTTGGACCCACTGGCCTTCCCTGATGACCATCTATATGAAAGATACAGGTTTTCTGCAGATGGCATCCGGTATCTATGCAGACTACTGGGTCCCAGGATTAAGCACCGCACTGCACGGAGCCATGCACTGAGTGTGGAGCAAATGGTTTGTGTGGCCTTGCGCTTTTTTGCTAGTGGAGCATTCCTGTACTCAGTGGGGGATGCAGAACAGCTGAACAAGGCCACAATTTGCCGCACAATAAGGAGTGTGTGTCTGGCTATCAAAGCATTAGCAGATGTCTTCATCTCCTTCCCTGGCCACAGAAGGCTCTGTGACATGAAAGAGGAGTTCTATAGGATTGCAG GTTTCCCCAATGTCATTGGTGCAGTGGACTGCACACACATAAGGATAAAAGCCCCCTCAGGTGCCCATGAGGCCGATTTTGTGAATAGGAAATCCTTTCACAGCATTAATGTTCAG ATGGTCTGCAATGCTGACTGTGTGATCAGCAATGTTGTGGCAAAATGGCCTGGCTCAGTCCATGACTCCAGAATCTTTCGGGCCTCTGAAATCTATCAGTGCCTATCACAAG GTGAATTCTCTGGTGTGTTGCTGGGAGACAGGGGGTATGGCTGCCAGCCTTTTCTCCTGACACCTTTCACAGACCCCCAGGAAGCACAGCAGGCCTACAACCATGCCCATGCCAGGACCAGGGCCAGAGTTGAAATGACCTTTGGCCTCCTGAAGGCACGCTTTCACTGCCTTCACAAATTAAGGGTCAACCCTGTTAGGGCATGTGATATTACTGTGGCTTGTGCTGTCCTCCACAATGTGGCCTGCCTGAGGAAGGAGAGGGCCCCCAGAGTGCCACCAGCCATGGACTGGGACAATCCGGCAATCTTCCCTGATGACGACAGTGGTCGGCTGCTGAGGGACCAATAtgtgttgaattattttagtTAG
- the LOC109103405 gene encoding putative nuclease HARBI1 isoform X1, translated as MSSYCEHTGRRHLSKHQVWPLAYMKAQNCVFLSALTMACPFLRDVVDEEALVLRRAFRRERVFRDRLDPLAFPDDHLYERYRFSADGIRYLCRLLGPRIKHRTARSHALSVEQMVCVALRFFASGAFLYSVGDAEQLNKATICRTIRSVCLAIKALADVFISFPGHRRLCDMKEEFYRIAGFPNVIGAVDCTHIRIKAPSGAHEADFVNRKSFHSINVQMVCNADCVISNVVAKWPGSVHDSRIFRASEIYQCLSQGEFSGVLLGDRGYGCQPFLLTPFTDPQEAQQAYNHAHARTRARVEMTFGLLKARFHCLHKLRVNPVRACDITVACAVLHNVACLRKERAPRVPPAMDWDNPAIFPDDDSGRLLRDQYVLNYFS; from the exons ATGAGCTCTTATTGTGAGCACACAGGACGGAGGCATCTTTctaag CACCAGGTGTGGCCACTAGCCTATATGAAGGCCCAAAATTGTGTGTTCCTTTCTGCTCTGACAATGGCATGCCCATTCTTGCGAGATGTGGTGGATGAAGAAGCACTTGTGCTGAGGAGAGCCTTCAGGCGAGAAAGGGTCTTCAGGGACCGGTTGGACCCACTGGCCTTCCCTGATGACCATCTATATGAAAGATACAGGTTTTCTGCAGATGGCATCCGGTATCTATGCAGACTACTGGGTCCCAGGATTAAGCACCGCACTGCACGGAGCCATGCACTGAGTGTGGAGCAAATGGTTTGTGTGGCCTTGCGCTTTTTTGCTAGTGGAGCATTCCTGTACTCAGTGGGGGATGCAGAACAGCTGAACAAGGCCACAATTTGCCGCACAATAAGGAGTGTGTGTCTGGCTATCAAAGCATTAGCAGATGTCTTCATCTCCTTCCCTGGCCACAGAAGGCTCTGTGACATGAAAGAGGAGTTCTATAGGATTGCAG GTTTCCCCAATGTCATTGGTGCAGTGGACTGCACACACATAAGGATAAAAGCCCCCTCAGGTGCCCATGAGGCCGATTTTGTGAATAGGAAATCCTTTCACAGCATTAATGTTCAG ATGGTCTGCAATGCTGACTGTGTGATCAGCAATGTTGTGGCAAAATGGCCTGGCTCAGTCCATGACTCCAGAATCTTTCGGGCCTCTGAAATCTATCAGTGCCTATCACAAG GTGAATTCTCTGGTGTGTTGCTGGGAGACAGGGGGTATGGCTGCCAGCCTTTTCTCCTGACACCTTTCACAGACCCCCAGGAAGCACAGCAGGCCTACAACCATGCCCATGCCAGGACCAGGGCCAGAGTTGAAATGACCTTTGGCCTCCTGAAGGCACGCTTTCACTGCCTTCACAAATTAAGGGTCAACCCTGTTAGGGCATGTGATATTACTGTGGCTTGTGCTGTCCTCCACAATGTGGCCTGCCTGAGGAAGGAGAGGGCCCCCAGAGTGCCACCAGCCATGGACTGGGACAATCCGGCAATCTTCCCTGATGACGACAGTGGTCGGCTGCTGAGGGACCAATAtgtgttgaattattttagtTAG
- the LOC109103425 gene encoding uncharacterized protein LOC109103425 translates to MATRAAYFSPSEPQILMEAYEEVKDIIKKKGNTATVIKQREKAWQSIADRLNALNMNGPKRTWQQVKIKYKNILQNAVKKNTHRQGTGGGSPKADLTPAEDMALELNKGRPVLEGIPGGKETSIGSSQDATRFIQVSGSTVFLLEPPAQAPDDADPVSTPLKGEAPVQQQQHMMETMMRRRPSLWIPEGMRTQMLYSGKTSLAT, encoded by the exons ATGGCAACTAGAGCCGCGTACTTTTCCCCGTCGGAACCACAAATCCTCATGGAGGCATACGAGGAGGTAAAAGATATAATTAAGAAGAAAGGCAACACCGCCACAGTGATAAAGCAAAGAGAAAAAGCGTGGCAAAGTATTGCAGACCGCCTGAATGC ATTAAACATGAACGGGCCAAAACGGACATGGCAGcaggtcaaaatcaaatacaAGAACATTCTGCAGAATG CAGTGAAAAAGAATACCCACAGACAAGGCACGGGTGGTGGGTCACCAAAGGCTGACCTTACCCCAGCAGAGGACATGGCCTTGGAGCTAAATAAAGGCAGGCCCGTCTTAGAGGGGATCCCTGGGGGGAAAGAGACGAGCATAGGTTCCTCCCAAGATGCCACCCGCTTCATTCAAG TGTCTGGCAGCACTGTGTTCCTGTTAGAGCCACCAGCACAAGCACCAGACGATGCTGATCCAGTGAGTACTCCATTAAAG GGTGAAGCCCCAGTGCAGCAGCAACAGCACATGATGGAGACGATGATGAGGAGGAGACCATCTCTGTGGATTCCAGAAGGCATGAG GACCCAGATGCTATACAGTGGGAAAACCAGCCTGGCAACATAG